A stretch of Rhizobium sp. TH2 DNA encodes these proteins:
- a CDS encoding YdeI family protein — MPPVKVDPDKVHEFVDEQRFYNWLEQHHDSEDEVWIKIHKVGSGLKSITPKEAIDAVLCWGWIDAVRKGLDDKSYLQRYTRRTRKSIWSKINVENVARLIKAGRMTEHGLKEVEAAKADGRWDRAYGSGKEMKIPDDLQAAIDAEPKAKEMLGKLSAQNRFALAFRTHHMKTEAGRKKKIETLVDMLMRGETIYPQRAK; from the coding sequence ATGCCGCCTGTGAAAGTCGATCCTGACAAGGTTCATGAATTCGTCGATGAGCAGCGCTTCTACAACTGGCTCGAACAGCACCATGACAGCGAGGACGAGGTGTGGATAAAGATCCACAAGGTCGGGTCGGGGCTGAAATCGATCACGCCGAAAGAGGCGATCGACGCGGTGCTCTGCTGGGGCTGGATCGATGCAGTGCGGAAAGGCCTTGACGACAAGAGCTATCTGCAGCGCTACACGCGGCGCACCCGGAAGAGCATCTGGAGCAAGATCAATGTCGAGAATGTCGCCCGGCTGATCAAGGCGGGCCGCATGACCGAACACGGATTGAAAGAAGTCGAGGCGGCCAAGGCGGACGGTCGCTGGGATCGCGCCTATGGCAGCGGCAAGGAGATGAAGATCCCCGACGATCTGCAGGCCGCGATCGATGCCGAGCCGAAGGCGAAGGAGATGCTCGGCAAATTGAGCGCGCAGAACCGCTTCGCGCTGGCATTCCGCACCCATCACATGAAGACCGAGGCGGGACGCAAGAAGAAGATCGAGACTCTGGTGGATATGCTCATGCGTGGCGAGACGATCTATCCGCAACGCGCGAAATAG
- a CDS encoding outer membrane protein — protein MKIRHSLFAVLALVVATPALAFDLPPPVEAPEYTGTISGVGGWYIRGDLGYNASLDAGKPSWENYSSNNNSYENVTFDSARLDGNFNLSTGAGYQFNDYFRTDLTLDYFKTDFDGKSMRNTSCSPAQLASTKCGYSHTDSLASLGLLANAYVDLGTVWGLTPYVGAGAGVASVDWKGMTTSKYCTGKNCDNGIPYKDQETSGIESWRFTYALMAGVSYDIAPRTKLDLGYRYANIAGGDMTDYGEAEQKKGAKNPKAQDDGIGRHEFRAGLRLTTW, from the coding sequence ATGAAGATCCGCCATAGCCTGTTTGCTGTCCTGGCTTTAGTCGTCGCGACACCGGCACTCGCTTTCGACCTGCCGCCGCCGGTCGAAGCGCCGGAATATACCGGCACGATCTCGGGCGTCGGCGGCTGGTATATCCGCGGCGATCTCGGCTACAACGCGTCCCTGGATGCCGGCAAGCCGAGCTGGGAGAACTACAGTTCCAACAATAACAGCTATGAGAATGTGACATTCGATTCGGCGCGGCTCGACGGCAATTTCAACCTCAGCACCGGCGCCGGCTACCAGTTCAACGACTATTTCCGTACCGACCTGACGCTCGACTATTTCAAGACAGATTTCGACGGCAAGTCGATGCGGAACACATCATGTTCTCCCGCGCAATTGGCCAGCACCAAATGCGGCTACAGCCATACCGACAGCCTTGCCTCGCTCGGTCTTCTCGCCAATGCCTATGTCGATCTCGGCACGGTCTGGGGGCTGACGCCCTATGTCGGCGCCGGTGCCGGTGTGGCCAGTGTCGACTGGAAAGGCATGACGACCTCGAAATATTGCACCGGCAAGAACTGCGACAATGGGATCCCGTACAAGGACCAGGAGACGTCCGGCATCGAAAGCTGGCGCTTCACCTATGCGCTGATGGCCGGCGTCAGCTATGATATCGCTCCTCGCACCAAGCTCGATCTGGGCTACCGCTATGCCAATATCGCCGGCGGGGACATGACGGACTATGGCGAGGCCGAACAGAAGAAGGGTGCCAAGAACCCCAAGGCCCAGGATGATGGCATCGGCCGCCACGAGTTCCGCGCCGGCCTGCGCCTGACCACCTGGTAA
- a CDS encoding DUF992 domain-containing protein, whose amino-acid sequence MDKTIITALAATALAIMGGMAARAADTLIVEEPPVAVEQDVEGGVKIGTLTCDIGNGGGYVLGSAKELDCVFHSSFRGDPPDRYAGSVKKLGIDLGYTAQGRLIWAVFAPTAGYHRGSLGGVYYGASAEATLGAGVGANVLLGGTKGSIQLQPLSVAGQLGLNVAAAGTTVTLASVR is encoded by the coding sequence ATGGACAAGACAATTATCACGGCTCTCGCCGCAACCGCGCTGGCGATCATGGGCGGCATGGCGGCCCGCGCCGCGGACACGCTCATCGTCGAGGAACCTCCGGTCGCGGTGGAACAGGATGTCGAAGGAGGCGTGAAGATCGGAACGCTCACCTGCGATATCGGCAATGGCGGTGGTTATGTCCTGGGTTCGGCCAAGGAGCTCGATTGCGTCTTCCATTCGAGTTTCCGCGGCGATCCCCCGGACCGCTACGCGGGCTCGGTCAAGAAACTCGGCATCGATCTGGGCTATACCGCTCAGGGCCGGCTCATCTGGGCGGTGTTCGCGCCGACGGCGGGATATCATCGCGGCTCGCTGGGCGGCGTCTACTACGGCGCATCCGCCGAAGCGACGCTCGGCGCCGGCGTCGGCGCCAATGTGCTGTTGGGCGGCACCAAGGGTTCGATCCAGTTGCAGCCCCTCAGTGTTGCCGGCCAGCTTGGCCTCAATGTCGCTGCGGCAGGTACCACGGTGACCCTCGCTTCGGTTCGTTGA
- a CDS encoding Gfo/Idh/MocA family protein, translating to MPITRVGIIGTGVMGSDHARILASCVAGAELAGVFDVDQARAVSLAEETGARVFDGATALIADQGIDAIIVCSPDATHSELALACIAAGKPALVEKPLASTVAGAVDVMKAETTGGRRLIQVGFTRRFDPGYIAMKEALASDRLGQALFLHCIHRNAVGPDYLTSELVIASSAGHEFDITRFLLEDEIVSATVASPRASRLAPNRQPQFILLETASGVIVDIEVFVDCIYGYDVRAELVCEKGTVSLNTSPATMLRHAGYDGFETPPDWRDRFKHAYRQQLQGWIDAIHGMPNHGASTWDGYRSMKVTEACLAACRSGQKTAVPVEEMPTFYR from the coding sequence ATGCCCATTACACGCGTTGGAATCATAGGCACTGGCGTCATGGGCAGCGATCACGCCCGCATTCTCGCCTCATGCGTCGCCGGAGCCGAGCTTGCCGGCGTCTTCGATGTTGATCAAGCGCGTGCCGTCTCGCTGGCGGAGGAGACCGGCGCGCGCGTCTTCGATGGTGCCACTGCTCTTATCGCCGACCAAGGCATCGATGCGATTATTGTCTGCTCGCCAGACGCGACCCACAGCGAACTGGCGCTCGCCTGTATTGCGGCAGGCAAGCCGGCTCTGGTGGAAAAGCCGCTCGCGAGCACGGTTGCCGGTGCCGTCGATGTCATGAAGGCAGAGACGACGGGTGGCCGGCGGTTGATACAGGTGGGTTTCACGCGCCGTTTCGACCCCGGCTACATCGCTATGAAAGAGGCGTTGGCAAGCGACCGCCTCGGCCAGGCGCTGTTTCTCCACTGCATCCACCGCAATGCCGTCGGGCCGGACTACCTGACGTCGGAACTGGTGATCGCCAGCAGTGCCGGCCATGAATTCGACATCACGCGCTTCCTGCTCGAGGACGAGATCGTTTCCGCAACCGTAGCCAGTCCGCGTGCGAGCAGGCTCGCGCCGAACCGTCAGCCGCAATTCATCCTGCTGGAAACGGCGAGCGGCGTCATCGTCGATATCGAGGTCTTCGTCGATTGCATCTATGGCTACGACGTGCGTGCGGAACTTGTCTGCGAGAAGGGCACCGTGTCGCTCAACACCTCGCCGGCGACAATGCTCCGCCATGCCGGCTACGACGGTTTCGAAACGCCGCCCGACTGGCGTGACAGATTCAAGCATGCCTATCGCCAACAGTTGCAGGGCTGGATCGACGCGATCCACGGCATGCCCAACCACGGCGCCAGCACCTGGGACGGCTACCGCTCCATGAAAGTGACCGAGGCCTGCCTCGCGGCCTGCCGGAGCGGCCAGAAGACCGCCGTGCCGGTCGAAGAGATGCCAACATTCTACCGCTAA
- a CDS encoding phosphoserine transaminase → MVELAVPASRPANTHFSSGPCSKRPNWSLDALKDAALGRSHRSKLGKNKLKQAIDLTREILDVPADYRIGIVPASDTGAVEMALWSLLGARGVDMVAWESFGAGWVSDVVKELKLPDVRKFNADYGKLVDFAKVDFDRDVVFTWNGTTSGVRVANGDFIPAERKGLTICDATSAAFAQNLDFAKLDVVTFSWQKVLGGEGAHGVLILSPRAVERLESYEPAWPLPKIFRMTKGGKLIEGIFQGETINTPSMLCVEDYIDALLWAKSLGGLKALMARADANARVIFDFCDKNPWLANLAEVPATRSNTSVCLKIVDPAVTALDADAQEAFAKGVVATLEKEGVAVDIGAYRDAPSGLRIWCGATIETSDLQRLMPWLSFAFEKQKATLSAKAA, encoded by the coding sequence ATGGTAGAACTCGCAGTTCCGGCGTCACGTCCGGCGAACACGCATTTTTCTTCCGGCCCCTGCTCGAAGCGCCCGAACTGGTCGCTCGATGCGCTCAAGGACGCAGCGCTCGGCCGCTCCCACCGCTCGAAACTCGGCAAGAACAAGCTCAAGCAGGCGATCGACCTGACGCGCGAGATACTCGACGTGCCGGCCGATTATCGCATCGGCATCGTGCCCGCGTCGGATACCGGCGCCGTCGAAATGGCGCTGTGGTCGCTGCTCGGCGCGCGGGGCGTCGACATGGTGGCCTGGGAAAGTTTCGGCGCCGGCTGGGTCTCCGATGTCGTCAAGGAACTCAAGCTTCCTGATGTCCGCAAGTTCAACGCCGATTATGGCAAGCTCGTCGATTTCGCCAAGGTCGATTTCGACCGCGACGTCGTCTTCACCTGGAACGGCACGACCTCGGGCGTGCGTGTCGCCAACGGCGATTTCATCCCCGCCGAACGCAAGGGCCTTACCATCTGCGACGCGACTTCGGCGGCCTTCGCGCAGAACCTCGATTTTGCCAAGCTCGATGTCGTCACCTTCTCCTGGCAGAAGGTGCTGGGCGGGGAGGGCGCCCATGGCGTTCTCATCCTTTCGCCACGCGCTGTCGAACGGCTCGAATCCTATGAACCAGCTTGGCCCTTGCCGAAGATCTTCCGCATGACCAAGGGTGGCAAGCTGATCGAGGGCATCTTCCAGGGCGAGACGATCAACACGCCTTCGATGCTATGCGTCGAGGATTATATCGATGCACTGCTCTGGGCGAAGTCGCTTGGCGGCCTCAAGGCATTGATGGCTCGCGCCGATGCCAACGCCCGAGTGATTTTCGATTTCTGCGACAAGAACCCCTGGCTCGCCAATCTCGCCGAGGTTCCGGCCACCCGCTCCAACACCTCCGTGTGCCTGAAGATCGTCGATCCCGCTGTGACGGCGCTTGATGCCGATGCGCAGGAGGCCTTCGCCAAGGGCGTGGTCGCAACGCTCGAGAAGGAAGGCGTGGCCGTCGATATCGGCGCCTACCGCGATGCGCCGTCGGGTCTGCGCATTTGGTGCGGTGCGACCATCGAGACCTCCGATCTCCAGCGTCTCATGCCGTGGCTCTCCTTCGCTTTCGAAAAGCAGAAGGCAACGCTCTCCGCCAAGGCGGCCTGA
- a CDS encoding DUF2793 domain-containing protein, producing MSEQTVNLSLPYILSSQAQKHVTHNEALRRLDGLVQLVVQSETNTPPSSPAEGACHAVGSAPTGAWTGKAGKIALFEDGTWIYLTPRSGWVGWFENASRQRIWTGTAWVDLLTESEISQIGINASADATNRLVVSAAATLLNHAGAGHQLKINKADAGDTGSLMFQTGFSGRAEMGLSGSDDFEIKVSADGSAWATALKTSASGALLMPGRPLVRASYGETALTPANNTRTGFGTLHLNQGGFALGATVTSGVGSRLTVPVTGFYMITLNVSSFAAASYSVAVQQNGATNLLTVRDSDTGSQSYSQSATSLAYLTAGDWIALHHTGTAEFQFGYGKTELVMALM from the coding sequence ATGTCGGAACAAACGGTCAATCTTTCCCTCCCCTATATTCTGTCTTCCCAGGCCCAGAAGCATGTAACCCACAATGAGGCGCTGCGCCGCCTCGACGGGCTGGTGCAATTGGTCGTGCAATCCGAAACCAACACGCCGCCATCGTCGCCGGCCGAAGGCGCATGCCACGCGGTCGGCAGCGCGCCGACGGGCGCATGGACCGGCAAGGCGGGCAAGATCGCGCTGTTCGAGGACGGCACCTGGATCTATCTCACGCCGCGTTCGGGCTGGGTTGGATGGTTCGAGAATGCATCCCGGCAGAGGATCTGGACCGGAACTGCCTGGGTGGACCTGCTGACCGAGAGCGAAATTTCCCAAATCGGGATTAATGCCTCGGCGGATGCGACCAACCGGCTCGTTGTCTCCGCCGCCGCGACGCTGCTCAATCACGCCGGTGCCGGCCATCAGTTGAAGATCAACAAGGCCGACGCCGGCGATACCGGATCGCTGATGTTCCAGACCGGCTTTTCCGGCCGCGCCGAGATGGGGCTTTCCGGCTCGGACGATTTCGAGATCAAGGTCTCCGCCGATGGCTCTGCATGGGCAACCGCGCTAAAGACCAGCGCCAGCGGCGCCCTGCTGATGCCCGGCCGGCCGCTGGTGCGCGCCTCCTATGGCGAAACCGCACTGACGCCGGCCAACAACACCCGCACCGGCTTCGGCACGCTGCATCTCAACCAGGGCGGATTTGCGCTCGGCGCGACCGTGACATCAGGCGTCGGCAGCCGGCTGACGGTGCCGGTGACCGGCTTCTACATGATCACGCTCAACGTATCCTCGTTTGCCGCGGCGAGTTACTCGGTGGCGGTCCAGCAGAACGGTGCGACCAATCTTCTGACCGTACGCGATAGCGATACAGGCTCGCAGAGCTACAGCCAGTCGGCGACATCGCTCGCTTATCTCACGGCGGGAGACTGGATCGCGCTGCATCATACGGGCACGGCGGAATTCCAGTTCGGCTATGGCAAGACGGAGTTGGTGATGGCGTTGATGTGA
- a CDS encoding NAD(P)/FAD-dependent oxidoreductase: protein MGDILDVIVIGAGSAGLGVSYFLSRQGLRHRVLDGGRIAETWRTQRWDSFLLNSPTIRSLLPGDTYEGTDPWGAMTCQDFVSYLENYAERHHLPVSIRTRVTELAADQGMFRVTTSDGVLLARNVVIATGDQNRPVRPPMSADLPDAIAQVDCPAYRSADALAPGAVLVVGSGQSGAQITEDLVLAGRKVFLATSRTGRWVRTYRGSVLLHC, encoded by the coding sequence ATGGGCGATATTCTCGACGTCATCGTGATAGGCGCCGGGTCGGCAGGGCTCGGCGTCAGCTATTTCCTGAGCCGGCAAGGCCTCAGGCACAGGGTGCTCGATGGAGGCCGCATCGCCGAGACATGGCGGACCCAGCGGTGGGATTCGTTTCTGCTGAACTCGCCCACCATCCGCTCCCTGCTGCCGGGCGATACCTATGAGGGCACGGACCCCTGGGGTGCGATGACCTGCCAGGATTTCGTCTCGTATCTCGAAAACTATGCGGAACGGCACCATCTGCCGGTCAGCATCCGGACCCGCGTGACGGAACTGGCAGCGGACCAGGGGATGTTTCGGGTCACCACATCGGATGGCGTGCTGCTGGCGCGCAATGTGGTGATCGCCACCGGCGACCAGAATCGACCCGTCCGGCCGCCCATGTCGGCGGACTTGCCTGATGCGATTGCCCAGGTCGATTGTCCCGCATACCGCAGTGCCGATGCCCTTGCGCCCGGCGCGGTTCTGGTCGTCGGCAGCGGGCAGTCGGGCGCCCAGATTACCGAGGATCTGGTATTGGCCGGGCGCAAGGTGTTTCTCGCGACCAGCCGCACCGGCCGCTGGGTGCGGACCTACCGTGGAAGCGTCCTGCTTCACTGCTGA
- a CDS encoding DUF1153 domain-containing protein: MTEAIRPRVKYVIGPDGSPLTIADLPPANTRRWVIRRKAEVVAAVRGGLLSLEEACDRYTLTVEEFLSWQSSISDHGLAGLRTTRIQQYRH, from the coding sequence ATGACCGAAGCAATTCGTCCACGTGTTAAATATGTCATCGGCCCCGATGGCAGTCCACTAACTATCGCCGATCTGCCCCCGGCAAATACCAGGCGCTGGGTGATCCGCCGCAAGGCTGAAGTTGTCGCGGCGGTGCGTGGCGGTCTCTTGAGCCTCGAAGAGGCATGCGATCGCTATACGCTGACAGTGGAGGAATTCCTGTCATGGCAAAGCTCAATTTCCGACCATGGCCTGGCCGGCCTGCGCACCACGCGAATCCAGCAATACCGCCACTAA
- a CDS encoding outer membrane protein has translation MKRILAFASVLAVLSAPAYAADFVEPAPAPEAVEPLPTGGWYLRKDISYDFMSSDGVDYKAGRDNASFSDVDLDDTGNLGFGVGYQINDYFRVDKTFDYMFSTKFRGSTKGGGSNDGSACDVKCVSTDASSFKAFSLMANAYVDIYRWGVFTPYVGAGLGTTYINWGDLKNTACAAGGGGCDDTVTHKGKDSWRFTYALMAGTSIDINCQWKADVGYRYRHVDGGSMFGRKLNGGPGSDKGFDIHEVRSGIRYQFGDACPVAYMPPAELPAEQPVFK, from the coding sequence ATGAAGAGAATTCTGGCATTCGCATCCGTCCTGGCGGTGCTGTCGGCACCGGCCTACGCGGCTGACTTTGTCGAACCCGCACCCGCTCCGGAAGCCGTCGAACCGCTGCCCACCGGCGGCTGGTATCTGCGCAAGGACATCTCCTACGACTTCATGAGTTCAGATGGCGTCGATTACAAAGCCGGAAGAGACAACGCGAGTTTTAGCGACGTTGACCTCGACGACACCGGGAACCTTGGCTTCGGTGTCGGTTACCAGATCAATGACTACTTCCGCGTCGACAAGACTTTCGACTATATGTTCTCGACCAAGTTCCGTGGGTCGACGAAGGGTGGCGGTTCTAACGACGGCAGCGCTTGCGATGTCAAGTGCGTTTCGACCGATGCGTCTTCGTTCAAGGCCTTCAGCCTGATGGCGAACGCTTATGTCGACATCTACCGCTGGGGCGTGTTCACGCCTTATGTCGGCGCCGGTCTCGGTACCACCTACATCAACTGGGGTGATTTGAAGAACACTGCCTGCGCAGCGGGTGGCGGCGGCTGCGACGACACTGTGACGCACAAGGGCAAGGACAGCTGGCGCTTCACCTACGCCCTGATGGCCGGCACCTCGATCGACATCAATTGCCAATGGAAGGCCGATGTCGGCTATCGTTACCGCCATGTGGACGGCGGCAGCATGTTCGGTCGCAAGCTTAACGGCGGCCCCGGCTCAGACAAGGGCTTTGATATCCACGAAGTCCGCTCCGGTATCCGCTATCAGTTCGGTGACGCGTGCCCGGTAGCCTACATGCCACCGGCCGAACTTCCGGCCGAGCAGCCGGTCTTCAAGTAA
- the serA gene encoding phosphoglycerate dehydrogenase: MAPRVLVSDELSETAVQIFRDRGVDVDFQPKLGKDKDKLAEIIGNYDGLAIRSATKATEKLIAAATNLKVIGRAGIGVDNVDIPAASRRGIIVMNTPFGNSITTAEHAVAMMFAVARQLPAADLSTQAGKWEKSKFMGVEITGKTLGVIGCGNIGGIVCQRAIGLKMHVIGYDPFLSHERALEMGIQKVDLDELFEKADFITLHVPLTDKTRNIIDHAALARMKDGVRIINCARGGLVVEADLAEAIKSGKVAGAGFDVFEVEPAEASPLFGLPNVVCTPHLGASTTEAQENVALQVAEQMSDYLIKGAVSNAINMPSITAEEAPILKPYIKLADCLGAFVGQVTESPIKAIEILYDGVVAEMNTKALTSALLAGLIRSQVADVNMVSAPVMIKEKGIMLSEVKRDKSGVYEGYVKLTVTTENQTRSIAGTVFSDGKPRFIQIKGINMDADVGANMIYISNTDVPGMIGFMGMTLGEGGVNIANFQLGRDKQGGDAIALLYVDEPVKQEVLDKLTAHTAIRQARPLVFNVD, encoded by the coding sequence ATGGCACCGCGCGTACTCGTATCCGACGAACTCTCGGAAACCGCCGTCCAGATCTTTCGCGATCGCGGCGTAGACGTCGACTTCCAGCCGAAGCTCGGCAAGGACAAGGACAAGCTGGCCGAGATTATCGGCAATTATGACGGCCTTGCGATCCGTTCCGCCACCAAGGCGACCGAGAAGCTGATCGCCGCCGCGACGAACCTCAAGGTCATCGGCCGTGCCGGCATCGGCGTCGATAATGTCGATATCCCGGCCGCCTCGCGCCGCGGCATCATCGTCATGAACACGCCGTTCGGCAATTCGATCACCACTGCCGAACACGCCGTCGCCATGATGTTCGCCGTCGCCCGCCAGCTTCCCGCCGCCGATCTTTCCACCCAGGCCGGCAAGTGGGAGAAGTCGAAATTCATGGGCGTCGAGATCACCGGCAAGACGCTCGGCGTGATCGGCTGCGGCAATATCGGCGGCATCGTCTGCCAACGCGCCATCGGGCTGAAGATGCATGTCATCGGCTATGACCCGTTCCTGAGCCACGAACGGGCGTTGGAAATGGGCATCCAGAAGGTCGATCTCGATGAGTTGTTCGAGAAGGCCGATTTCATCACGCTGCATGTGCCGCTGACCGACAAGACCCGCAACATCATCGATCATGCGGCGCTCGCCAGGATGAAGGATGGCGTCCGCATCATCAATTGCGCCCGTGGCGGCCTCGTCGTGGAGGCCGATCTCGCCGAAGCCATCAAGTCGGGCAAGGTCGCAGGCGCCGGCTTCGACGTCTTCGAGGTCGAGCCCGCCGAAGCCAGCCCGCTCTTCGGCCTGCCCAACGTCGTCTGCACACCGCATCTCGGCGCCTCGACCACGGAAGCGCAGGAAAATGTCGCGCTGCAGGTCGCCGAGCAGATGTCGGACTACCTTATCAAGGGTGCGGTCTCCAACGCGATCAACATGCCTTCGATCACAGCCGAGGAAGCGCCGATCCTGAAGCCCTATATCAAGCTCGCCGATTGCCTCGGCGCTTTTGTCGGCCAAGTCACGGAGAGCCCGATCAAGGCGATCGAGATCCTCTATGACGGCGTCGTCGCCGAGATGAACACCAAGGCGCTGACTTCAGCGCTTCTGGCCGGCCTCATCCGCAGCCAGGTCGCGGACGTCAACATGGTTTCGGCGCCCGTGATGATCAAGGAAAAGGGTATCATGCTCTCCGAGGTCAAGCGCGACAAGTCGGGCGTCTATGAGGGCTATGTGAAGCTCACGGTCACCACCGAGAACCAGACCCGCTCGATCGCCGGCACTGTGTTCTCGGATGGCAAGCCGCGCTTCATCCAGATCAAGGGCATCAACATGGACGCCGATGTCGGCGCCAACATGATCTACATCTCCAACACCGACGTGCCGGGAATGATCGGCTTCATGGGCATGACGCTGGGCGAGGGTGGCGTCAACATCGCCAATTTCCAGCTCGGCCGCGACAAGCAGGGCGGCGATGCGATTGCATTGCTTTATGTCGATGAGCCCGTCAAGCAGGAGGTGCTCGACAAGCTCACCGCACACACCGCCATCCGCCAGGCCCGACCGCTGGTGTTCAACGTCGATTGA
- a CDS encoding DUF4145 domain-containing protein — translation MALLVLTCPHCLTAKSGMPLFGVRSFPYEAAISHGIDRSQGGEVFSWDISVSAICQVCFKPVSAVLRPSQKMPKNYYKSTTESTKNVLLGEGNVRSLGYAVLESWPTVTESAIPDHLSENVAKTYRSAERNFSTPDGEDAAAMLYRRAIDVAIREKHPEITGLLAVRISKLAGKGLLPPSMKEWADQIRLIGNDGAHEPEGVTMDDLKPMRGFTEAFLRYFITIPFEVSCRRGEIDDEGNLLLVSEQS, via the coding sequence ATGGCACTCCTCGTATTAACCTGCCCTCATTGCCTTACCGCTAAAAGTGGAATGCCGTTGTTCGGCGTGCGAAGCTTTCCGTATGAGGCTGCTATTTCTCATGGCATTGATAGAAGTCAAGGTGGAGAAGTATTTTCTTGGGACATTAGCGTTTCAGCGATCTGTCAAGTCTGCTTCAAGCCGGTTAGTGCCGTACTCCGCCCTTCACAAAAGATGCCCAAAAATTATTACAAGTCGACAACGGAGAGCACGAAAAACGTGCTCTTAGGAGAAGGCAATGTAAGATCGTTGGGCTATGCAGTCTTGGAATCATGGCCGACCGTTACGGAATCAGCCATTCCTGACCATCTGTCAGAAAATGTTGCAAAAACATATCGCTCTGCTGAGAGAAACTTCTCAACGCCTGATGGCGAAGATGCCGCTGCGATGCTTTATAGACGCGCAATTGACGTCGCAATCCGAGAGAAACATCCCGAAATCACCGGATTGCTCGCCGTAAGGATCTCCAAGCTCGCAGGCAAGGGGCTTCTACCTCCCTCGATGAAGGAGTGGGCCGATCAAATTCGGTTGATCGGAAATGACGGCGCGCACGAACCTGAAGGTGTTACTATGGACGACCTCAAGCCGATGCGTGGCTTTACAGAAGCGTTCCTTCGGTACTTCATCACGATTCCCTTTGAAGTATCTTGTCGCCGTGGAGAGATTGACGACGAAGGCAACCTGCTGCTGGTGTCCGAGCAAAGCTAG